The Scleropages formosus chromosome 9, fSclFor1.1, whole genome shotgun sequence DNA segment CAAATAGCACTGTGTTTACACcctgaaacataaaaatgcatgCATTCCATAGCCAGGGGGTTGTTGGCTCTTGTGACATTAATCTAAAGTCGATTGACACCTACTGATTTGCCAGCTAACACAGAATGaagtacagttttgtttttcccctatgaacaaaaaatacaatcattttcattgttaaGCGTGCCCtaaggaaaattaaatttatatttatctgttttcccCTGCTTTAATTCCTTTGCCAGTTTGTATGCAAAATTTGTCTTCTAATGAAagcctaaaaataaaaatgtatatttctgaTCAAATTACTGACTGTAAATAAATGCTATTTCTTgtaaaaaatgggcaaaaacacaaaatgacagaGAACAAACAAAGTATGAAAGTATGTTTTAGCTTGAttccttaaaataataaaatatttacaaccaAAAGCAATCCAGGAGAAACAAACTGATATTTGTATAAAACTGATACAGGCAATTTATTTGGTAATCTCTACAACAGTCTTTTTAGAGTAAAAGAAACTGTACTCATTTTTCGTCTTTACTGGGAGGCTTTAAACTTGTTATTGTTACAGTTTCTCATTTAAAACAGACTGATGAGTGCCCTGTCTTAATTATAATATTTGAAGTCAAAATTTGACTTATGCAAATCCATAAGACACTGCATCCCTTAGAACGAAAAATCACTTAAAACCAGAAATCTAGCAAACTGCAGTCCTAACATAACCATTAGGAATGCTAATTGTACAAGCCATCCTTTAGAACTCCATTAATCAGAGAATGGCAGTTGATTTAATGTATGCTATGCATGGCTGTGGTAAGGTAAACCTGTAGAGAAACAactgatgttttattcatgcaatGGCTTTTTGCTCTTAATGTGATAAATACTGAATGCCTAGGAACAGATATGATTAAATGTATTATACCCAGTGGCATAAGCTAAAAAGCACTAGCTGAGATCTGTTGTCTATGCATCCATGTAAAAATTAAACGATCGTATAGTGCTACTTGGTAGACGTGATTTTTTTAGCTTGATAATGACGACCAAATAATAGGatcaaaatgatatttttatttgtactacAATGGTTAACCACTACAATGCAATCACTCTCAATGAGCATCACCTAGTACTATCAGTAAGTTATATTTACAGCAGTAATAAAATACTGGAATTTTACAAGCTCAGTTGTTTGAAAACTACTGTATTCTGAGAAATAATGCGTAAAGTACACAAGAAATACctacatttgcaaaaaatgctGTTCAAATAACTAACCTCTAAAATATCATGTCAGGCATTTCAAATATTGTTGAATTCAACATATTTTTGCCACAGATGAAGATGCCATCCTTACATTTCTGGGGTACATTTCCTCTTGGTGCCCctaaaagagaaacaaagctaCTCAGTTCTTTTCACATAGTCCCTATCCCAATAAATTGCCTCAGAGTATATACACATGtagtggggtgcagtggcgcagtgggtttgactgggtactgctctccggtgggtctggcgtgccttgcaatggactgccgtcctgtcctgggtgtgtcctctcctcctccagccttacgccctgtgttgccaggttaggctctggctccccgcgaccctacatgggacaagcggtttcagactgtgtgtgtatatatatacacacacacacacacacacacacacgtaacatacaaatgggcaaaaacacaaaatgacagaCAACAGCACTAGGAGATGaactccaaccccaacccccccttGCACAGGAAAGCAAATTTAAGATTTTAGTCTGGTTCAATTAGAAACTATGTTTTAGCTTGGttccttaaaataataaaatatttacaaccaAAGGCTATCCAGGAGAAACAAACTGATATTTGTTTAAAACTGATACAAGCAATTTATTTGGTGATCTTTACAACAGTCTTTTCAGAGTATAAAAGGATTAAAGTTCCTTTGTGTAGTAAGATCAGTTCGATCGATTTGAAGAGCCCTTAGCCATCAGGGATGTTGCCCAGGGGTCACCACAAGGAGGTAGCTCTTCTTGAGTTCTTTTTGCAGCAACGaactgcaaaacatttgctgGATCACTGACCACGTACACGCCCACACCAGTGGATTTGATGAACATCAATAACACAGATGTTAAACtttggctacatgaagccaattttacagcttaaagcttgccccATGGCATTAAAGAACTGTTTTctgatcatacgataaataaatTAGGTTGCGTTCAAGTTACAAGATGCTGCAGTACTCTACAGCCCTCTAGAAGTAACGGCGGACTCTCAGACAGTATGCCAATTAGAATTTCTGTTCATGTAACGACAGATGGATGGAAGGGCCATTGAGTCAAGTTTGAGTCCTAGTAACAACTCatgtggtttccatggaaagGGAAGAACAGCGTCGTCTTCGacacatacaaactccacacaccctgagctggactcaaacccaacgTCAACCCAGCAGCTTATGAGATGCGAGGTACTGGCTtgacctgctgtgccactgtgtcctcCCAAGAAGCTCTCTagttcctgcaaaaaaaaaaaaaaaaaaaaatggagttttaattattaatgtaaagGAAATACTGTGAAATGTCATATAATGAAACTGCTGCACTAGGAGAAGGCAAATTGAAGAGTGAATACTTCAGTACAGTAACTACAGAATCACCCTGCAATTTTGTAATGTTTCAACTTCTTAAAGCGTCAAAAAGCTACTTTTAAACCAtctttaaaatgtatctttttctCAAGCCAAATCAGACCACTGTATATATAACCTGACTAACCTATTGAGTACAGTATAAGTCTTTGAGAAGCGACCGGCTGGAACCTGCCCATCCCTTGCGGAGCGATCAGACGGGTGTCCGTCcatgcccctcccccacaagcCCCCTTTCCCGCCCTTTCGTCCTACAGGTCTGGCTCCTCCCACGATGCAGACCCCGCCCTGAAGGGGCGTGGCGTGTCTCACACGAGCGCTCCATGTTTGGAGGAGGCTGTTGCAATGAAGTGAAATAGCGGTGTGACGGAGGTGAGCGGCGGGGCAGACAGCGGGACAGAAAGCGCACCAGAAACGAAGAGCGCCGACTAACCGCTCCGCAACGAAAGTGAAAGACCGTAttagttaaacacacacatcacgTTGTAGTTCGCTTCATTTCTTCTCTGGTAAACTATTTTCAAAACCGCTTGAATTTAAGTTAAAACCGAGTAATCTGTGTGTTCATACGATATTACTATAGCGCGGTTTTGATAAAATAATATAAGGACGATGATATAAAGACACTTTTTCGGTTGACATTCGATCCACTGCTTATTCTTGTGGAGAAtaatcagtttttctttctttttttaggtTCTGTGAAAATTTCTCAAGAGATTGATTTTTGAAACACATTCACCGGAATATTACTAGGTATTATCATTGGTTATAGTTATAACTACGCCATGCATAGTTAATTAGTGAAAATTAATTCTATCTAAATTACTAGAATGGAAAGCGTTTAAAGGATTTTTCATTTGCCCTGATTCCTTTCTCGCAACTGATTTAAACCTggacatttcagtttatttcctaATATTTTGTGCTTCAGATGTTTTCTCAAAATTATGCCAGAGAAAACCGAAAGCCCACAGTTGACATGCTGTAACTTTAACTGTCTCTATTTAACAGTTGAAAATAGAAGAGAATTTCACCACGCCAACTTCCCTCTGTGCTGATGTTATACAGCCACAAAGAATAAATCATGGCAGTTGTGGACAGGTAAATCCATCTTAAATTCGTACGAGCAATAAACTTTATTGCTTAAAAGTAAGCGGAGAGATACAGACTGCTCTCGTTAAATTTTAAGTTGCATCGAGTATTAAGCACCcattaattctttaaaaacacGTGCAGTCAACTGGTTTTATTGGCGAGTAAAAGTCTTAATTACAAGAAAGACTAAGACTACAGAAGAGTATTTTGGAGTGTAAAAGTTCCCTTTAAAGGTGTAATTAGGCTACAGTTTGTACTTTGTATATTGTAtacttgaatatttttaaatttgaccGTAGACTGACTAACGCAGTACCGTTACTTTCACGAGTTAATCGTTTTGAATATATAATATTCCGCCAGTTTGCGAATGTAAGCGGGTAACCAGATATTCAAAAAAACAATACGTAATCCCAGAATGCACTACTCCAGGATTTACAGCATTACCTCATCCCATGAGCCACCGCGTGAAGAAGAATCTTCTGGGTGGTCGTCTAGGCAACGCGCCTTATCTGAAAATAACGAATACGCCCAGCAAGTCGCCTCCAGCCAATAAGAGACTCAGAGCATGACATCATTGCTATTTTTAGTGTGGGAGCAGAAGCAGATAAGGTTTGCCTCCACGCTGGAAGAGTTCAGAATATACAGATCATAGTGGAGGGACGGGTTGCAGCGTGTGGAAGTGTGGAACCTAAACACAAAGTTTAGCGCTCGGTTTTCTTCAGCCAGAGCGTTGAAAGCCGCACAGAGCGACACATAGAGACGATTAGGAGTAGTAGGTGAGTTCTAATTCCGACGTCCGTCCGGGCCGTCTTCACTTTTACTTACTAGCCTTGCTCACCAGAGTAGGAAGCAGAGGGGGAGTAAAGAGGACAGTCTGTCGAGCTGGACTTTTTCCCGAGTTCCTGGCGCATTAGAGCGGATACAGAACCGAAGCGTGTCTCCCAGTCCCAGACGGTACTGGTGCTGAGACAGATTGCGGGAGCGCCCCGACCGACCGGCCGCTCGCTAACTTTCGAGGAGTTTCGCTCCCAAGCAGGCGCCCCTGAAACCGGAGGCGGAAGAGAGGGAACTGTCAGTCCTGTTTGTTGCGAGAAGTTTTAAACTTCGTTCTGGTTGTTCTTCTATGTCTACCAAGATGGAGACTACTTTCTACGACGACTCCCTGAACACCGCCTTCTCCCAGCACGACGGCACCGGTTACGGATACGACCCCAAGGCGCTGAAGCAGAACATGACCCTCAACCTGTCGGACCCTTCGGGGACCCTGAAGCCGCACCTGCGGGCCAAAGTCAACGACATCCTCACCTCTCCGGACGTGGGGCTCCTCAAACTGGCCTCCCCCGAGCTGGAGAGGCTCATCATCCAGTCGAGCAACGGCCTCATCACCACCACCCCGACCCCGACCCAGTTCCTCTGTCCCAAGAACGTGACGGACGAGCAGGAGGGCTTCGCCGAGGGCTTTGTGCGGGCGCTGGCCGagctgcaccaccagaacatgCCCAGCGTCACGTCTGCCCCGCAGACGAGCGCCAACAGCGCCCTGGCGCCCGTGTCCTCCGTCGCGGGCAGCGCCGCCTACAGCTCCGCCTTGCGCGCAGAGCCGCCCGTCTACGCCGACCTGAACACGTTCAATCCGGCCATCAGCACGGCGCAGGCGCCCGGCTACAGCAGCGCGAGCCCGGCGCTGAGCTACACGTCGGCCCCGCCGCAGCGCGCCATGAGCAGCCTGCCCGTGCAGCACCCGCGCCTGCAGGCGCTCAAGGAGGAGCCGCAGACCGTCCCGGAGATGCCCGGCGAGACGCCCCCTCTGTCCCCCATCGACATGGAGAGCCAGGAGCGCATCAAGGCCGAGAGGAAGCGCATGAGGAACAGGATCGCCGCTTCCAAGTGCCGCAAGAGGAAGCTGGAGAGGATCTCGAGGCTGGAGGACAAGGTGAAGAACCTCAAGTCGCAGAACTCGGAGCTCGCGTCCACGGCCAACATGCTGCGCGAGCAGGTGGCGCAGCTCAAGCAGAAGGTGATGAACCACGTGAACAGCGGCTGTCAGCTCATGTTGACGCAGCAACTGCAGACCTTCTGAGCGGGGAGGACTTGAGACTTGGCTTGAGGCGAGAGCGGGAGGAGGACTAACCGAAGCGGAGACCGAGTAGCGAGACACGGCTTTACGGACGAGCTGCTGCGGCGCTATGGACGCAGAGTACTGCGTGCGAGCGGCGGGAGGAGGAGCGCGTGGCCGATTTGCCCCTCGCGCCCCACTCCCCATGGCGCGCGCGGGAGTTCGGGCTCCACGGACGGGACGGGGTGgggttggttgggggggggactaAGTAAGATGAGTTTTGCTGGAGAGAGAATCGGTCCACGGACGACACACTTTAACTGCTCGCCCTCGTGCCGCGACGAGACTGCAGCTCGTTGTCCGCGAGCGAGTGGCGCGCAGCCGCTGTTACGAGACTGAGCGCGCGATGGACGGCGGAGCGACCCGTCCGAAGGCTCCGCGCTAATGatgaaagctgtaaaatggACTTTTTCTTCCTTAATTGCAGTTGAGTTGTTAGAAAAAAGCTTCGAAACTGTTTCTTCAACTTGTTTAATGGGGTTTAACTCATTGTTATTTGTATATAATATGAACCTGGAGTTATTTCAGTTTAccattttaataaatgcagtaattttttATGTTCTGAGCACCTCAGAAAACTAATCCAATATTTAAGAATTGTAATAAAGCatctaaaataatttgtttgcGTAATGGTCTTCTCACTTGTCAAGACTGAGCGAACAGGTGGCACAAACTGGAGAAACGGCTCCTGCATAATGATCCATTCCACCAAGTGTTGGAATTGAAAGTCCTACATTTCCAAGTAGCACTTACATACACACTGCAGTGCAATGTTTAATTGGGTTTAAGACCTAGTTTTGAGGAATTCAATTTAGATGTTAACACAACTCTTACGGTACTTAacaaattaatctgaaaaattGTATA contains these protein-coding regions:
- the LOC108923530 gene encoding transcription factor AP-1-like, yielding METTFYDDSLNTAFSQHDGTGYGYDPKALKQNMTLNLSDPSGTLKPHLRAKVNDILTSPDVGLLKLASPELERLIIQSSNGLITTTPTPTQFLCPKNVTDEQEGFAEGFVRALAELHHQNMPSVTSAPQTSANSALAPVSSVAGSAAYSSALRAEPPVYADLNTFNPAISTAQAPGYSSASPALSYTSAPPQRAMSSLPVQHPRLQALKEEPQTVPEMPGETPPLSPIDMESQERIKAERKRMRNRIAASKCRKRKLERISRLEDKVKNLKSQNSELASTANMLREQVAQLKQKVMNHVNSGCQLMLTQQLQTF